The sequence AATAATTTTtcatctcattttcattttaatgctttctaattttactttgatACTAACGTTCTTCCCAATCTTCTaaattatgcatatattttataatcagaaagaaATGTTTTACGTTCAAACGTGTGAGGACACACTCCAGTTTATCTCGGAGTTGGGAGGCAGAGTCGTcccaaaggagagggaggagccaCTGAGCTTTGACTTGGGCTTTGCAGGCGGAGGAGGGATTAGCACTGGACGGGGTGGGGACGGATAGCTCGGCTGCAGTTCAACCCGGAAGCGCTGACGGTGGCACCAACCGGGCAAAATCCAGCAAAAGTGGGAATTACGTGGCAGCTGCAaccagccagccaggcaggcGTGGTCCGGGCCGCCCGCAACGCCCTCGGGGCCCATGCCCCCTCCTCCCATAACTCCCGCCCCTTGTCGGTTCCCATTGGTCCGCCGAGCCACGTTTGGTCCTTGGGGTCGCCCATCTCTCGCTGGCCATGCTGAGTGTGGCCGGACGCAAGAGGGTGGGGCCCGGCGTTTGCTCCCACCGCCCCAGCCGCACCCTCCCACCGCCCCAGCCGCACCCTCCCACGTCGCGGACTCCATGCAAACTGTGgtttgccaccagggagcagggcctTTGTGTGACGTGCAGACGCCCTCTGCGCTGCCTCCAGTTCTGAGAGGCCAGTGGGTTTTAGTTTTGGAGAGGTGACGTCATCACAAAACCTTTCCATGGTCCTAACGCCCGTGGCTAAGGTTTCAGAACCACAGAAAATCAGAGATCCTTAGAGATAGAGTCACCATGCCCTTCATTGTTCCAATCAGGACAACTTGGAGAGCCTaagcagcgatggcgaaccttttgagctcggcgtgtcagcattttgaaaaaccctaacttaactctggtgccgtgtcacatatagagattttttgatatttgcaaccatagtaaaacaaagatttatatttttgatatttattttatatatttaaatgccatttaacaaagaaaaatcaaccaaaaaaatgagttcgcgtgtcacccctgacacgcgtgtcataggttcgccatcactagccTAAGGGGATACTATTAATAACTACGATTGGCACAACAGTCATAAATGTGGACTGTTCTGGAACTTACAGCCACCCTACCTAGAAATCACCTGGTCTTAGGCCTagctcatttttactttttaaaacattatggCAAAATGTATATAACatgaaattttctgttttaaCCAGTTTAAGTGCACAATTCAATGGCATTACCTACTTTCACAATATTGCACAACCATCAccattatattttccaaaaattttcaTCACAAGAATAATGCTCCTGTGAACATTTCTGTACAcatttttgtgtagacatatgttttcaattctcttgggtgtatacctagaagtggaattgctgagtcatatgacAACCATATGTTTAACATTGTGAGGAAAAAAACTGATTTTCAAAGCGGTTGCACCGTTTTGTATTCCCGACAGCAATGTCTGATGGTTCAAAGTGCTCCACATCTACTTtagtacttcttttttttcctgtatttattttatttatttatttttaatcctgacccgaggatattttcccattgacttttagagagggtggaagagagagggaaagacagaaatatagatgtgagagaaacacatcgattggttgcctcctgcatgctcccccacCAAGgctcctgcaactgaggtacatgcctttgactggaatcaaacctgggacctttcggtttgcaggctgatgctctatccactgagccaaaccagctagggctctgtgtttttaattattaGCTATGCTAGTGAGTTTGAAGCAGtatcttgtggttttgatttgtattttcccagtgattaatgatgttgagtattttttcatttgattattggtcatttatatgtcttctttggagaaatgtctatttaatcCTATGTTTttcatttggttgattttctttttattgttgagttgtgaaagttctttatatattctggatactaggCTCCTATCAGAtttataatttgtaaatattttctcccattctaacTGTTATCTTTTAACTTTCTTGATAGTATATTTTGGTGCATAAAAGTTTTCATTTGTAATGCAGTCCactttatccttttttattaCTTGTGCTTTTGTGTCATATCTAAGGGACCATATCTAAGAGACCTAATgtaaggtcacaaagattttcacttatgttttcttttattttttaaaaaaatatattttattgattctttacagagaggaagggagagggatagagagttagaaacatcaatgagagagaaacatcaatcagctgcctcctgcacactccccactgggtatgtgcctgcaaccaaggtacatgcccttgaccagaatcgaacctgggacccctgagtccacaggccgacgctctatccactgagccaaaccggttagggctgttttcttttttttaaatatgtttttattgatttcagagaggaagggagagagaaacatcaatgatgagagaatcattgattggctgcctcctgcacgccccctactgggaagaGATCAcgaccgcaacccgggcatgtgcccttggccagaatcgaacctgggaccatttcatccgcaggccaactctctatccactgagccaaaccgtctaggggcatctacttatgttttcttttaagagttttataattttaactctttttccccccagaggAGAGCATGAACACAGTCCCCCACTACCACAAATTATGCAGTCGAGTTTCCCACGTTTAAGGAAATCATAGGGGTCAGCATATCCAGGGTGCAGTGCATAAGCCTGGCACCGGAAAAACCACCTTtgtgatcatggtatctcccctgcctGTAAGCATAATGTTGATAACACATCTTGCCTTCTTGGGATAACtcttacttggtcatggtatataatcCTTTTTACATGCTGCTGGATTAGGTATCCTAGTATTTTCTTAAGGAATGTGTGTAAGGAGTATTgctctgttgttttcttttttcctttagtaGTCTTTGTGTAGTTTTAGTCGCAGGttaatactggcctcatagaatgagttgggaagtgttACCTCACATTCTACTTTTTGGAACAATCTGTGAAGTATTAGtattaattcaaatttaaatttatagTGTAGTCATCATGTCTttgggagaattttttttttgataggattttttttttttttatgccggacagagggctacagcttgCTCAGGCATGTAGCAAACTCTGCACTCTCACCATcgcttttattggggtttggtacaaggttagtgcatcagcagttaatcaactaAATCttattttgttctatattattacaatagcgcattgaagacaacttgcaggtgtgccctccctttctgctctACACCCACCACTATTTAATCTtagcctttctcagggaggtaaatgttcctggaactcaagattgtgtgcaatctAAAAGTGGATGTCCACTTATATTTGAATGCTCCTGATAGagcattcacttcttcttggcaggacttcagatccttatTTACAAATGTCTAGCTACaggagctggaggtggggggaggttggctggccggccgggggaggccatgggaggttggtgaGCCTGGGGGAGGTGCTGCGGGAGGTTGACCAaatggctgaggggagggggcccgggaggttggccagctggggggagaagctgcgggaggttggccatccggctggggggagggctcACAGGAGGTTGTCTGGCCACAGGACATTGTctatgggaacacactgaccaccagggggcagctcctgcattgagcatctgcgccctggtggccagcgcacgtcatagtaactggtcaactggtcattctggtggtttggtcataacagtcgcttgagcttttatatatatatagatagacataGTCCATGGAAGACCTGGGGGATAGGGTGGGTAGTGGCTAGGAAGAGGAGGAtaagggggcagggtgggagaaatttctgtaatactatcaacaataaaatttttttttattttttctgcatattaagcttttattttattttttaaattgttttattgcttaaagtattacaaagagtattacatatgtctccttttttcccgcCATTAACAATCCCtcggcctcctctaccccccagtgtgtCGATaggatttaatatttttatttgaatgattAGGTAGAGGGTGGTAcataggggaaaaaagaaacatatttaagAGCAAAAGCATAAATGGTGGACATTTATATCTTATGAAGTTTGGATGCCTGTAGGACTTCCAAAAATACATCAAGCAGGTAATTTACTATATAAATATTAGTCAAACATCAGTGGGAGAGCCAAGTTACACACAGAGCTCTTGATTTCCAGTCTATTATTCATTCCAATATAATTTACTATCTTCTAGGGTCACCAAGGTTTCCCCTAAGCTGCtttttcgagggtcttactaaatttatcagcggcttctagaaagttcttgaaaaaccttaatagtgtggttttgaactctatatccagaagtttgctttcctccatttctgtcaattgtgtcctgtttctttgtctccacattttttaatgcttccctgtgttgataaagtggttttctgtgctaagtgtcctctagggcccagtggttcagcctccccaattacctgaggaggacactcttggtgcacccccttgtggtctttgtgcacagtcttgttgtagttaagccttgattgttgtagctaacactgtgaggaattgacctccaggccaattggctgtgagaatcagctgtgtctgcagtgggagaacttctgtgctggagacacccctctggggcaagacttgcttcaatggggctttggtgctcactgagtctgccccctgagtgtgtcctttaagggtccaaggaggtgcaaactggatggccccactctgaccactgggcacactcaCTCCTggttctctagggaggtgctaatctagcctttgcctgaggctacccagcaaaagcctccgtgcagggcttgggtggggcaggtctcactgaatcaacagggcggggctagcagttatggctgctctcagtcctgccctcagaggctccgcttctcaatgtcccggtaatcgctaCAAGcagctccgagagaaagctgccctcgagttccgtgccagacagtcccacttctcccgtatgagtctgggtccccaaagacttgcccggaactggagctcagagcctgagacttccTCCTGATTGCAaaagacaaccgcaccctcagccaccagcccgctccttgtgcgcctctgtaccttagtattttacttctgcaccactcctcctctgagtcttggtaagcttttctctttccttctagttgtagaatttccactcagccagccttcctgtggttctggatgatgtctgttccgtcttttagttgtatttttgaagatgtgcgaggcagcaaactctggtgtttacctatgccgccatcttggtttctcccccccAAGCTGCTTTTTAAGAGCTGGGATTAGAGTGTCATCTAATAAGACAACAGAAATCATATAATGAAATCGTCACTTAGCTCTTACCCATaataaagactgaaaaataaataactcaatGTCTCTGTGTTTGGCTCACAGTGATTGCCTTTTAGAATCAGGGCAAAACTTGTAGAATAGTCTAGTGTACCAATTAAttaacactaaaaaataaatagatgtatCTATGTATAACCCAGTTATACTCTTTGGATGGTCCCAATCCCTCTGGACATTTGAAATTGtacattcctttaaaaacaaaataaaacagctgGAGTCACCTGTTGGGTGTTTCCTTCCCACATCCcgcgtgggtcagggttcaggaactggaagcagagccgcacacaaatgaaagagaagacaagagataatttggaaatattgggggaccaggcggtcaagtccaactcaaggggaaggacttccacccgtgctcaggcctcaccaagcttttattgattctgggatgcacccatagcatagcacttaggcaggtgacccctggcaacaggcagactggcccatcagcaaggatttacataataataaatgggggagtagtttcagctaccactgtctggacaaacagaggtggcgcctagctccaacctttgctagggcttcaaaggcacccagccttcggggggttctctgtctgtgtttatcagatagtgaaggcaataaacagtttcccacagtcaCCATCCCATGCACAGGATGGTCATATAAAATGAAGGATGTCCACttatatttgaatttcaaattaaaataaaataatttcagtaaagtcctaaatattttatgagacatatttatgctttaaaaattatttgtgtatctgaaacataaaaaataaaatggttaccAATAATAAATTGTCTTTATTCAACCATCTCGCACACAAATGAACAACCAGGATGTGTACCGCAGAACCAGGAAGGAACCCGCGCCAGCTCCTGTGTGAACCACACCGCCAGCCCCAGTTCCGCAGGGGCCCCTGGGCGAGGCGGCAGGGTGGCTGCACAGGGGCCTGGTGTGGACGTGGCCAGGACTGTCACCCAGCGCCCTTCCCCACGTTAAGCAGCAGGCTCAGGTCCCAGCAGCAGCCCGGAAGGTAGTGAACAGAGGTGCCTGGAGGAAGAGTGGGCCACTCTGGAAATGGGGGGATCTACTCTCCCTCCACactcctcggggggggggggctgtccctggCCGACGGGGTTCCCAAGGAGGCCACAGCCGCTCCCCAGCAGCAGCCAAGGCCAAGCGGGGCGCTAGATTTTGGTGCTAAGATCCCGGGGGCTGGTGGAGAGAGCCGAGAGGCTCAGGCATGCTCTGTGGGGCCAGGCCCGCTAGTGTGGGAGTGGGCAGGGGCAGCGGGCTGCAGGGGGCCAGCGCTGGGCTCTGGGGAGGCCCACAGGTCGGCCGCGAGGCCATCGGCAGCATCTGTGTCGAGGTCCAGCCTCCAGTATGCTTCGCACAGAGACAGATCGTTAGCTTCGCGGAGACTGGAGCTGGACGAGTAGTAGCCTCCTCCAGCTGGTAGAGGTCGATGGAGACCTGGTCGCGCAGGGCGATGAGCTTGCGGTCGCACTCCTCCTGCAGCACCCGGAGCTGCTGGTTGCGCTGGTCGATGGCCTGGTTCACCGACGGGAAGTCGTTCAGGATCAGGAACTGCTTGAGGTCAGAGACCAGCTTCATCAGGGACTCACCGGCTCGGACGATGTTGGAGGCTCGCACGTGCATCTCGTAATTGTCCTGCttgccttgggtggccctggacACCTGGGTCTCATCCTCAATCTTGGCGGTCTTGATGATCTCGGTGAAGTTGTCCATCATTGACTTGATGTTGTCCTTGAGCCGCTTGTGGTAGGACTGCAGCAGTGTCTCCTTGCTCTGCGGCAGGGCTCTCTTCTGGGCCATGGTGGGGCCACCGACCATGCAGGCTGTTGGGggccaaccccagcaggtccaggggtccccaaagatgtggacggagttggcgaagaaggaatgacacagagacagggttcagttgatcaccATAGTGAGGTTCTCtcaccaggttctgtccaggatctccagccaagttctgttttttattgtcttgttacatctgtatttataccagttgattttaatcctgtcaatttctattccaaaggttagggcgtttcttatctccattccagggagtaaagattatgtggcttaagggtgattgttcatagttaaagtgattaactacccacctggcatttagttaaggggttttattccctccctaacttcagggaaaaatccctacctggggaaacaccctttctcggagaggtgaccttcgttaaaacacatagcgccaagaaggtgagcaaacatattaagaacagtatgccatatgggccaggtcccttgaaacatatgctgtgcagatgtttcttccctgcagcgactgtgttaagcagcaaggatggactggcttcaggcaaattcccccttttttatttttttttaaatgatagcacatgtaaatcagcagccacctctcggattgggttgtttaagactcggaagaagactgacaagcaatgatagcaagcatagctataaacagaatggatggagtgcacaaggagccttgttcctgtagaaggttgttggcctcttcagtcaagggatttcagctgtcctcaagtcggGGGTttggttgttctttttttaaaaaaatatttttaattaatttcagagaggatggaagagggagagagagatagaaacatccatgatgagagagaatcattgattggctgcctcctgcatgctccccactggggatccagcccgcaacctgggcatgtgcccttgaccggaatcgaacctgggacccttcggtccacaggctgacgctctacccactgagccaaaccggctagggcatggttgtccttgttgatctggctagcggGCTGTGTCATTGGCAATGGGCTTCCCAAAGCATCagcgagttgaagggctgcatcaaagggtccatcagggccacgcttgatggtggtgttggtgtctggggaggagtcagctgtgccctctgggtcggcCGATATGGATGATACCGGGGAGGAGGATGAGGCGGAGATGGAGGGTagtggagagaaaaagaagagaaggcaaaagaactacaaggcatggaagtgtttagaaaaaagagggagaagaaagggaagaaggcagcatcctgacatagccctttccttcagctgcccctttccctgtggtccaaagtagaaatgggaaacaagtcctgttgcagtgagagggcagctgctgtcagccagtctgtctttacctgggtcccgatctgagctgggtgTGGGAAGTGAAGCAGCCATgagggcaggagacctccctcagaaggggtgagggtTTCAGGCCACTGCaaagttgcgggggggggggtgtaggtctgtgccccacctctgttgacccccaagttgtcTTCTGATGGCCCCTCTGttactgtgcctgtcttaggttgttccttccctgaggaatcttatCCATTtctggctaaccagccatcctctggggccaagcagggtgatgtgaggtgtgTGAATGAGGGAGGGGCAGCGCCCCCCTGcaagaggttcagttctgtctccttggtagcctatgcccctgtggcctccacgcccagcacctgccttgggctCCCCTCGCCTGCTAGCAGGGCCCCAGCTCTGGTCACATCTCTTggggaactcaggtttcttctccagggagggcccagctcacaccattgggcgagagacagatccatggaaCCGGCCACCACGAGGCCTCAACTTCAGCGTGAACAGAAAGCCCAGGCAACCGCTGTGGGCaaatggactgtgagaagggggtCCCTCTTGACACAAGGGCAAGAGGGGCCAATACTGGACAGAGTCCcgggacagggctttctcagcccaggatgtcaggctcttggcacaagacaactccacgtATGGagcatataccagacacccccggtcacggcagaaaagggaggtgcccttcctggaacagtagggtagggagattctggaaaaggctgtgttcaggagagaagaagaaaggccaaaaagccagcaaacaagtagtcagataaaaaaaaaaaaaaaaaaaaaggaaaggagatgtggggcaaagctgggacatatggacagacaaaaaggaggcacatgtgatcctcccaatggacaggttgttccagctcagggctgcacatctgctgcagacgggcactgttCAGGTGTGCTTGGGTGAGACggagggcggtgagacataaggtcggactagacggtctggaatccacacaggtgagtctgcgtcctaaGGGTCCCGTTTTGGGCACCATCTgttggggtccccaaaggtgtggacggagtcggcgaagaaggaatgacacggagacaggttcagttgatcagcatagcaaGGTTCTCTCACCAGGTTCtttccaggatctccagccaagttctgttttcagaaatttttttattattaattttaatctcTTTACTTGTTATAGGTGTATTCAGATTTCTTGTTGTGTCAGTTTTGGTAGTTTGTGTCTTTCTTGGAATTTGATCTAGGTCatctagtttgtttgtttgctttcaaattataagaggGAGTTTATGTAGATAGTTATAGAGGTTgcagaagtgagccagctgggctgcataggtgcaggaaacaagttacagaagtgaaagaagggcccttgagctttggagagagaaaggcaaaggtaacatgcttggggaggagaaggggaagaaaagaaaggcatgGGTGTGCTTCTGCGAGGGAGAGCGTGCCTCTTCTAGGTTATCTAATTTGTATCgtcatttttatttcaatctttttggTAGTAATGTTCCCTCTTTTACTCCTGATTTTAGAAATTTGAagcttctcttccctctccctgccttgattagtctaccagtggtcggcaaactgcggctcatgagccacatgtggctctttggccccttagtgtggctcttccacaaaataccgacttctgtgcatgagccacgaagtttcaatcacattgtACATGTGcgctcgcacgtggtattttgtggaagagccacactcaaggggccaaagagctgcatgtggttcgcgagccgcagtttgccgaccactggtctagccaaaggtttgttgattttgttaatcttttcaaagattaacttttggtttcattgatttttctctgttgttttctattctttatttcacatATTCCTGTTCTAATTATTAGgggaagaaatagaatattggggactagctataattataagaaatattaatcatgctctgttaaccatgattgttctgttctgattagaaaaAGCACATTCTAAGCTGGCTGAGAGTTGcatgccctgggacatgggagctaacattgGAATGTAATTCATCCTCCCTTTCTGGGAGCTGTCCATCATTATGGAAAATTTTACAACCTCGTGGCTGAAACAGTCTAGTCCTAGAGGCACCTACCCTTTGCAATCCACCCCCCcgtcccccacacacacatacatacaccccagcccctattgcctgtaatctggtcccaggGTTGCCCGGAGGCACCTGTTCTTTGCTACCCCCAGCCCTATTGCCTGTAACCATCATAACTTGCCTACTTTCCCTTGCCTGTAATTCTTACTTTCCAATGTAATCTTTGCCcctctacccaatataagcagctggttcaTGAGGAGGGTagaacagatttttgtggatgacctgctgctctcccatcctgctggcattattggaataaacactcatatatgattcaaccttgTTTCTCTTCTGAagtggctcaagtagtgacaggcagcccagaccccttgGTTGTCCTGTTACATAATCAGtattatatccttccttctgcttccttgtcttttttttttttttttagtttcttaaggTGAAAG is a genomic window of Myotis daubentonii chromosome 9, mMyoDau2.1, whole genome shotgun sequence containing:
- the LOC132242075 gene encoding LOW QUALITY PROTEIN: mediator of RNA polymerase II transcription subunit 22-like (The sequence of the model RefSeq protein was modified relative to this genomic sequence to represent the inferred CDS: inserted 1 base in 1 codon), encoding MVGGPTMAQKRALPQSKETLLQSYHKRLKDNIKSMMDNFTEIIKTAKIEDETQVSRATQGKQDNYEMHVRASNIVRAGESLMKLVSDLKQFLILNDFPSVNQAIDQRNQQLRVLQEECDRKLIALRDQVSIDLYQLEEXYYSSSSSLREANDLSLCEAYWRLDLDTDAADGLAADLWASPEPSAGPLQPAAPAHSHTSGPGPTEHA